CAGCAGACGAACTTCGTCGCCGGTGAGCTGCGCGACCCCGAGCGCACACTGCCGCGCGCGCTGATCCTCGGCGTGCTGATCGTCGTCGTCGTCTACCTCGGCGCGAACGCGGCCTACCTGCGCACGCTCGGCGTGGCTGGGCTGGCCGCGAGCTCGGCGCCGGCGGCGGACACGATGAGCATCGTCGCGGGCGTTGCGGGGCGGCGGCTCATCGCGGCGGGGATCGCCGCGTCGACGTTCGGCTTCCTCGATCTCGTCATCCTCGTGACGCCGCGCGTGTACCAGGCGATGGCGCAGGACGGGCTGTTCTTCGCCGGCTTCGCGCGGCTGCATCCGCGGTGGCGCACGCCGGTGCTCGCGCTCGCGTTTCAGGGCGTCGTCGCGGTCGCGCTGATTCTCACGCGGAGCTACGGCCAGCTCCTCGATTGGGTCGTGTTCGCGGACTGGATCTTCTTCGGCACCACGGCGCTCACGCTCGTCGTGTTCCGGCGTCGCGATCGCCGCACGGGCGTCGCGGACGCGGGGTTCCGCGCGCCGCTCTACCCGGCGAGCGTCGCGCTGTTCGTGCTCGCCGCGGCGTACGTGGTGCTCGGCTCGGTGGTCTCCAATCCGGGCAACGCGCTGCGCGGCGCGCTGCTGCTGCTCGCGGGGGTTCCGGTCTTCCTGTTCTGGCGATCGCGCCGTGAGGGATGAGGCGAGTGCTTCTGGGGATCCAAGGGCGATGAAAAGGATCTCGGGATAGGCTCACGGGTTCAGGCTCGAGCCCATCCAGAGATCCTGGAGATCGCCGTCGGATCCCCAGAAGTACTCGCCTCGGACCTTGTACCACCGTCGTACGAATCCGCCGCGATTCGTACGATTCGGCAACAATCTCGATCCCATTGCAGGAAGCGCCCGATCGCTGTTATGCTCGCTCCTGAGGAGACCAACGACGCCTGCCGCATGACCAACGCCCAGCTTCGCGCCCGCCCGCTTCGCGCCCCGCGACTCCCGCGATTTATCGCGGCGATCGTCGTGGCAGTGCGAGTGCGTGTGTAGCGCGTTCGACGGGCGGCAGGTGCATGACCCAGAGCCCCTCCGAGCGCGCACTCGGCGGGGCTCTTCGCTTGTCGAGGAGCGACGATGACCGGACTCCCCGAACGGCAGGGGCTCTACGACCCGCGGTTCGAGCACGACGCGTGCGGCATCGGCTTCGTCGCGCACGTCGGCGGCGTCGCCTCGCACGACGTCGTCGCGCAGGCGCTGCGACTGTTAGGCAACATGGCGCACCGCGGCGGTGCCGGCTGCGATCCGTGCACCGGGGACGGCGCCGGCGTGCTGCTGCAGCTCCCGCACGCGCTGCTCGCCGCGTCCATGGAGCCGCACGGCGTCACGCTGCCCGCGCCGGGGCGCTACGGCGTGGGCATGCTGTTCCTCCCGCAGGACGAGGCCGAGCGCCACGCGTGCGAGCTCGTGCTCGAGCAGGTCGTGGCCGAGGAGGGATGCGCAGTGCTCGGCTGGCGCGACGTGCCGTGCGCCGCCGAGCACATCGGCGACGTCGCGCGCCGCTCCGCGCCGGTGATCCGGCAGGTGTTCGTCGACGCGCGCCGCCACCTCGGACGCCGGGCGTTCGAGCGGCGGCTGTACATCATCCGCCGACAGGTGGAGAACGCGCTCGGCGCGCGCGGCGGCTTCTACGTCGCGAGCCTCTCGTCGCGCACGGTCGTGTACAAGGGGCTCGTCACGCCGGCGCAGCTCCCGCTGTTCTACACGGATCTCGCCGACCCCCGCCTGGCGAGCGCGCTCGCGCTCGTGCACTCGCGCTTCTCGACGAACACGTTCCCCACCTGGGCGCGCGCGCACCCGTACCGCTTCCTCTGCCACAACGGCGAGATCAACACGCTGCGCGGCAACCAGAACTGGATGCGCGTGCGCGAGGGCAACATGCGGCCGGGCCGCTTCGGCGACGACCTGCAGAAGCTCTACCCGCTCGTCGGTGAGGACCAGAGCGACTCGGCGTGCGTCGACAACGTGCTCGAGTTCCTCGTGCAGGGCGGGCGCTCGCTGCCGCACGCGATGATGATGCTCGTGCCGGAGGCGTGGGAGGGGAACCGGCAGATGGACCTCGACCGCCGCGGCTTCTACGAGTTCCACTCCGCGATGATGGAGGCGTGGGACGGACCGGCGGCGATCGCGTTCACCGACGGTCGCCGCATCGGCGCGACGCTCGACCGCAACGGCCTCCGCCCCGGGCGCTGGCTCGTCACCGACGACGACGTCGTGGTGCTCGCGTCGGAGGCGGGCGCGCTCGACGTGCCGCCGCAGCGCGTGAAGCAGCAGGGCCGGCTCCAGCCCGGCCGCATGTTCCTCGTCGACACCGGCGCCGGCCGCGTCATCACCGACGACGAGATCAAGCGTCGCGTCGCGTCGCGCCGCCCGTACCGCGCGTGGGTGGCGACGAACCGCGTCGGCATCGACGAGCTGCCGGAGCCGCTCGCGCTGCCGCAGCCCGACGCCGCCGCGCTGCGCGAGCGGCAGGCCGCGTTCGGCTACACGGCCGAGGAGCTGCGCATGGTGCTCGCGCCGATGGCGACGAGCGGCGAGGAGCCGACCGGATCGATGGGGAGCGACACGCCGCTCGCCGTGCTCTCCGAGCGGCCGCAGCTCCTGTTCCGGTACTTCCGTCAGCTCTTCGCGCAGGTCACCAACCCGCCGATCGATCCGATTCGCGAGCAGCTCGTGATGTCGCTCGCGACGAACATCGGCCCGCGCGCGAACCTGCACGGCGAGCATCCCGCCCAGGCGCGGCGCGTGCGCGTGAAGGGGCCGGTGCTCACGAACGCGCAGCTCGACAAGATCGCGAACATCGTCGACCACCGGTTCCGCGCGAAGACGCTGCGCATGCTGTTCCCGGCGTCGGGCGGCGCGCGTGCACTGGCGCAGGCGGTCGAGGCGCTCTGCCGGCAGGCCGCGCAGGCGATCCGCGAGGGGCACACGCTGCTCATCCTCAGCGACCGCGGGGTGAGCGCCGACTGGGCGCCGATCCCGTCGCTGCTCGCGACGAGCGCGGTGCACCATCATCTCATCCGCGAGAAGCTGCGCACCGAGGCGGGGCTCATCGTGCAGACCGGCGAGGCGCGTGAGGTCGCGCACTTCGCGCTGCTCATCGGCTACGGCGCGGGCACGGTGAACCCGTACCTCGCATTCGAGACGCTCACCGACCTGGCGCGCGGTGGCCAGCTGCCCGAGGGGCTCGACGAGGCGGCCGCGCACGCGAAGTACATCAAGGCGGTGGAGAAGGGACTGCTGAAGATCCTGTCGAAGATGGGGATCTCGACCGT
This DNA window, taken from Gemmatirosa kalamazoonensis, encodes the following:
- a CDS encoding APC family permease, with translation MTTTSSPEGAGYARRLGLFSATMLVVGGIIGSGIFLNPAIVARRTGSAALTLGTWALGAVIALLGAFIFAELGRRRPHVGGGYAYLRDAFGPLPAFLYAWALLLAIATGAIAAVAVTFASYAAPLVGLGPASATWLAVAPVVLLSIVNVLGVEPGAATQSVFTVLKLVALGALLLAAVLAPPGGLPSLPTPIAAAPLAPPTSLGAALLAVSAALVPVLFAYGGWQQTNFVAGELRDPERTLPRALILGVLIVVVVYLGANAAYLRTLGVAGLAASSAPAADTMSIVAGVAGRRLIAAGIAASTFGFLDLVILVTPRVYQAMAQDGLFFAGFARLHPRWRTPVLALAFQGVVAVALILTRSYGQLLDWVVFADWIFFGTTALTLVVFRRRDRRTGVADAGFRAPLYPASVALFVLAAAYVVLGSVVSNPGNALRGALLLLAGVPVFLFWRSRREG